In Bacteroidota bacterium, the sequence GGTTCACTAAGTGCTCAAAGAAATAATACAGGAAACCTTCAATTACCCTCGTTGTGTTCGTTGTGCCTTCTTAGTGTTCGTTGTGTCCAAATATTTTCAGGGTCACAAAGATCACGAAGGGTTCACTAAGTGCTCAAAGAAATAATACAGGAAACCTTCAATTACCCTCGTTGTGTTCGTTGTGCCTTCTTAGTGTTCGTTGTGTCCAAATATTTTCAGGGTCACAAAGATCACGAAGCTTGCACAAAGTGCTCAAAGAAATAATACAGGAAACCTTCAATTACCCTCGTTGTGTCCTCAACCCTTTACCTGGTATTTCAATTTTTTTTATCCTCGCTATTCACGAATCGATCTTACCTTTGCTACATGAAACGCATCGCCATCTTTGCCTCCGGTAGCGGCACCAATATGCAGCGCATCACGGAATATTTTGCCGGAAATCCCGGCGTGGACATTAGCTTGCTTGTGTGCAACAAGGCCGGTGCCGGTGTCATCGACAGGGCAAAACAGCTTGGCATCCCCCACAAACTGATCGACCGCCAGTCTTTTTACGGATCCGCTGCACTCAGCGAAGAACTCATCTCGCTACAGATTGACCTCATCGTGCTGGCCGGATTTCTCTGGCTCATCCCCGACCCCCTGCTGAAGGCCTTTCCCGACCGCATCCTCAACATCCACCCTGCCCTCCTGCCCAAATACGGCGGCAAAGGCATGTATGGCATGAAGGTGCATGAAGCCGTAATCGCTGCCCGGGAAACAACATCGGGCATCACCATCCACCTTGTCAATGCGCACTACGACGAAGGCACCATACTGTTTCAGGAAAACTTTGCCCTTGCCGGTGACGAAACCCCCGAATCGCTGGCCACCCGCATCCATGCCCTCGAATACCAACACTTTCCCCTTGTCATCGAGAAATACCTTTTTGGGTTAACGGTTTAACGAATTAACGGGTTCATGTGGTGCGGTGAAATTCAAAAATTCAAACTCCGCCCGAAGGGACTTCTCGCGGAAATTCAAAAATTCAATAATTTTGAGTCTTTGCCTAAGGACTTATGCCGATACCGCGACTCTTGTAGCATGGTGCTGGTAATTCCCTTTAAATCGTTGAGTCGTTGAATCCTTGAACCGACCGAAGGGAGCTCAGCGTAGCTAATCTTCTCCCCTGTTTTTTTTTCGTTAACAAAAAAATAACGCCCAAAAAATTTGCGTTTTACAAAAGCATGAGTAAATTTGCTACTCGAAAACACAACCAACAGCAATGGCGACATTGCCAATTGGCATAACCAACGCGCGCACCATCATGCTTGAAGCCCTGATTACTTCCAAGACACGGATTAAACTGATGTTGAAATTCTTTCTCAACACCAGCGCCCGTGGCTATCTGCGGGGGCTCGAAACAGAGTTCGGCGAAAGCACCAATGCCATCCGCCTCGAGCTGAACCGCTTCGAACAGGCCGGACTGCTCACCAGCAGCACCGACGGCATGCGCAAAATGTTCCAGGCCAACACCAGTCACCCCCTCTTTGCCGATATCAACAGCCTCGTGCGCAAATACGTGGGCATGGACGAGCTCATCGAACGCGTCCTCAACCAGCTGGGGCAGCTCCACGAGGTCTTCCTCATGGGCGACTTAGCCCTCGGCCTCGACAGCGACGAGATGAACCTCCTCATCATCGGTGACGACATCGACATCGACTACCTGCAACAGCTCTGCACCAAAGCACAGAAAATGATCGCCCGCAAAATTGGTTACCTGGTTTTCACCCCGGAAGAATTCAGCCAGCAAGAACCCAAAATCAACAAAGAACGTCTCCTGCTGGTCTGGCAAAAAGAAGACTGAGCCCGTAAAACGCTCGTCTCCTCAAGGCACACTGCTTCAGTTCCTTACAAAAATGTAATGGGACTTAGAAGGCGAAAGCGCGTCCCGAAGGGACGCTTAATTCAAAATTTCTAATTCCGAATTCAAAATTGAAGCCTACAATAAATTAGACAATCCTGCTATAAATTATTCAAAATTCCTGATTCAAAATTATCTTACAAAACCCCAATTCGGAATTCCTTCGGTCCCGAGAGGAGGCACGACGATTCGGGGCTATAGTCCCGAGAGCGCAGCGATTCGGGATTGAATCTTGAATCTTGAATTTTGAATCTTGAATCTCGAATCTTGAATTTCAAATCTCCCCCATGAAATATTCTTCTTTTGAGGAACTTCCAATTTGGCAAAAAGCCCGAACCCTGTCAAAGTTCGTCTTTGAGATCACGTCTGAAGAACCATTCAACAAAGATTTTCGCTTTCGTGATCAAATAAGATCTTCGGCGGGATCAATAGCTGATAATGTTGCTGAGGGCTTCGAACGCAGCGGCAACAAAGAATTCATCCAATTTCTCTATATAGCAAAAGGATCTTGTGGCGAAACCCGTTCGCAATGCTACAGAGCATTTGATAACAATTACATTACAGAAGAAAAGTTAAGTGAGATGATAAATCAAACAAAAGAAATATCATCAGAAATATCAAACTTTATACAATACCTTAAGAAATCAGGGCTTAAAGGAAGCAAATACATCTGATTACAAAATTCAAAATTCAATTTTCTGCTCGGTTGATCACCTCGCAGAAATTCAAAGATTCCGCTTTTCCTAAGAAAGACCCAACCCATGTTAATCCCAAAATCCAAATTCTTGAATCTTCGAATCCTTCAGTCCCGAGAGCGCAGCGATTCGGGATTGAATCTTCGAATCTTTGAATCTTTGAATTCTTGAATCTTGAATCAAAAAACATTTTACCCATGAAAAATATCGCCGTCATAGGCCTCGGCTACGTCGGCCTTCCCCTCGCAGTTGAATTTGCAAAAAAACGCCCTGTCGTTGGCTTCGATATCAAGCCGCAACGCATCAAAGAATTGAACGAAGGACACGATCCCACGCTGGAAGTCTCTGACGAAGACCTGAAGTCCGTCCACATCACCTTATCTCCCTCAGACGCTCAGACACTCAGTCACCCTGTCAGCAACAAAGGCCTCCAAATAACGAACCAGCTCGACGACATCCGGGATTGCCAAATCTACATCATCGCCGTCCCAACCCCCACCGACAAGAACAACCGTCCCGACCTCACACCCCTCGTGAAGGCCTCCGAGACCGTGGGCAAGGTGCTCAAGGATGGCGACATCGTGATCTACGAGAGCACCGTCTATCCCGGCGCTACCGAAGAAGACTGCGTGCCGGTGCTCGAGAGCGTCTCAGGAAAGAAGATGAACGAACATTTCTTCGTGGGCTACAGCCCCGAACGCATCAACCCGGGCGACAAGGTACACACCCTCACCACCATCAAGAAGGTCACAAGCGGCAGCACACCCGCGATAGGAGAGGAGGTCGACGCCCTCTACAAAGAGATCATCGTAGCCGGAACGCACTTAGCGCCCAGCATCAAGGTAGCCGAAGCCGCCAAGGTGATCGAGAACTCACAACGCGACATCAACATCGCTTTCGTGAACGAACTGAGCAAGATTTTTCACAAAATGGGCATCGACACCTTAGAAGTGCTCGAAGCCGCCGGAACCAAATGGAACTTCCTGCCCTTCCGTCCGGGTTTGGTAGGTGGCCACTGCATCGGTGTTGACCCATACTACCTCGCCCAAAAAGCGCAGGAAGTTGGCTACCATCCCGAAATCATCTTGGCCGGACGCCGCCTCAACGACGGCATGGGCGCCTATGTGGCAGGCGAAGTGGTGAAGCTGCTGCTCAAAGCCGGCAAACCGGTGAAGGGCGCCAAAGCCCTCATGCTGGGCATCACCTTCAAGGAAAACTGCCCCGACATTAGAAATACAAGAGCAATTGATATTTATAACGAACTACTTTCCTTTGGGATGGAGGTAGATGTTTATGACCCTTGGGCTGACATTCATGAAGTTCGTCATGAATATGGAATTAACATCTTGTCTGAATATCCAAAAGAAAGCGGATACGGAGCAATTGTGCTTGCGGTAGCGCACAATGAATTTCAACAAATAGACATGCTTGGTCATAAGGATCAGGGTACCATCATATATGATGTGAAGGGAATCCTACCGAAGGAAGTTGTAGACGCAAGACTTTAGTAGGAGAACAGATTACAGTGAACAGATTACAGTGAACAGTGTACAGTGAGCAGCGAACGGTGAACGGCGAACAGTTACTTTGCTGACCAACAATTATCGAAATGGTTGAATCAGGAAGCGTTTTACAGGAAAAGAGTTTTGAGTTTGCAATAAGCATCATACAAACGTACAAACGACTTGTTGAAACGCATAAAGAATTTGTGCTAAGTAAACAATTGTTAAAAGCTGGTACTGCTATCGGAGCCCTCATACG encodes:
- a CDS encoding phosphoribosylglycinamide formyltransferase, which encodes MKRIAIFASGSGTNMQRITEYFAGNPGVDISLLVCNKAGAGVIDRAKQLGIPHKLIDRQSFYGSAALSEELISLQIDLIVLAGFLWLIPDPLLKAFPDRILNIHPALLPKYGGKGMYGMKVHEAVIAARETTSGITIHLVNAHYDEGTILFQENFALAGDETPESLATRIHALEYQHFPLVIEKYLFGLTV
- a CDS encoding four helix bundle protein, yielding MKYSSFEELPIWQKARTLSKFVFEITSEEPFNKDFRFRDQIRSSAGSIADNVAEGFERSGNKEFIQFLYIAKGSCGETRSQCYRAFDNNYITEEKLSEMINQTKEISSEISNFIQYLKKSGLKGSKYI
- a CDS encoding nucleotide sugar dehydrogenase — encoded protein: MKNIAVIGLGYVGLPLAVEFAKKRPVVGFDIKPQRIKELNEGHDPTLEVSDEDLKSVHITLSPSDAQTLSHPVSNKGLQITNQLDDIRDCQIYIIAVPTPTDKNNRPDLTPLVKASETVGKVLKDGDIVIYESTVYPGATEEDCVPVLESVSGKKMNEHFFVGYSPERINPGDKVHTLTTIKKVTSGSTPAIGEEVDALYKEIIVAGTHLAPSIKVAEAAKVIENSQRDINIAFVNELSKIFHKMGIDTLEVLEAAGTKWNFLPFRPGLVGGHCIGVDPYYLAQKAQEVGYHPEIILAGRRLNDGMGAYVAGEVVKLLLKAGKPVKGAKALMLGITFKENCPDIRNTRAIDIYNELLSFGMEVDVYDPWADIHEVRHEYGINILSEYPKESGYGAIVLAVAHNEFQQIDMLGHKDQGTIIYDVKGILPKEVVDARL
- a CDS encoding ArsR family transcriptional regulator, which produces MLEALITSKTRIKLMLKFFLNTSARGYLRGLETEFGESTNAIRLELNRFEQAGLLTSSTDGMRKMFQANTSHPLFADINSLVRKYVGMDELIERVLNQLGQLHEVFLMGDLALGLDSDEMNLLIIGDDIDIDYLQQLCTKAQKMIARKIGYLVFTPEEFSQQEPKINKERLLLVWQKED